A genome region from Euphorbia lathyris chromosome 4, ddEupLath1.1, whole genome shotgun sequence includes the following:
- the LOC136226111 gene encoding putative disease resistance protein RGA3, translating into MAVVADALVSKVLDMLLSTISSQIEQEARLIFGVKKQVKSLTSNLQSIQAVLVDAEKRQLQEVTVQLWLDRLKVVSYDIDDVLDEWSFAIMRSQIKGEKYAKKPIIRKVRSFILCSFHEVVFRHHIAVKITELNERLDVIANEKDKYGFRLLKGDNEQVERPITTSFVDISEVKGREVDKEKLVNFLLAESSETPKLHLVSIVGMGGIGKTTLAKLVYNDEMVKTRFEKRIWVCVSDPFDEIRIAKAILESSQGSTPNQVELQNIVEKIQESSGGKKFLVVLDDVSNEDPKKWKQLEDCLKCGLPGSKILVTTRKENVATIMGCTQSDIFRIGLLSKEEFWSIFCDIAFLGKSSLEREGLEDIGKELVGKCKGLPLAVKTIGGLLRFKRTQNEWQSVLDSEFWELEEVERDILAPLWLSYYDLPSPLKQCFSYCATYPKDYRIEKDQLIEQWMAQDYLKETQTKDKETIGDYYFQSLFMRSLFQDFEVEDLLDGKTIYCKMHDMVHDFAASLVKKEHCFTMEFGQRNPFPSSFKNLENLRSFSVQSSPMIRVSLPKIFSELTCLRSLNLSGCGVVEIPSKISKLIHLRLLNLSHNAKLKNLPEKVCRLYNLQTLNVDWCQDLQKLPKGIGELVNLRHVHNFQSLFLLPKRIGSLSGLRRLDRVNIDLNNKEAFSLKDLKNLNHISGSLDIRWLNSSSYDVEDAKQAHLKEKKYIIGLGLLFPFLSTEYQPRQERYEELLEALFEESPTFSEPQDKLVEALQPPPSLELLRIHNYMGKKSPSWINSLTYLRKLQLMNWSNCKYFPPLGKLPCLEFLDLTFFDRVKEAGVEFLGMDESMLVSSSSSSNVSLFPKLTTLSFISMYEWEEWNNYAGDEEIMPCLRSLTLLECEKLKALPNFILKKTPVLQLSIAQCYHLKV; encoded by the coding sequence atGGCAGTAGTGGCTGATGCCCTTGTTTCGAAAGTGTTGGATATGCTGCTTTCCACCATTAGTAGCCAGATTGAGCAAGAAGCCAGGCTTATCTTTGGTGTCAAGAAACAAGTCAAATCACTCACAAGCAATCTCCAATCCATCCAAGCTGTCCTTGTGGATGCAGAGAAAAGGCAACTACAGGAGGTAACTGTTCAACTTTGGCTTGATAGGCTGAAAGTTGTATCCTATGACATTGATGATGTTTTGGATGAATGGAGTTTTGCAATTATGAGATCACAAATTAAGGGTGAGAAATATGCTAAGAAGCCTATAATTAGGAAGGTACGGTCTTTCATCCTATGTTCTTTTCATGAAGTTGTTTTCCGGCATCATATTGCTGTCAAAATTACAGAACTTAATGAAAGACTAGATGTTATTGCCAATGAGAAAGATAAGTATGGTTTTCGATTACTGAAAGGCGATAACGAACAAGTTGAACGGCCCATAACTACCTCTTTTGTTGACATATCAGAGGTGAAAGGCAGAGAGGTCGATAAAGAAAAACTCGTAAACTTTTTGTTGGCTGAGAGTAGTGAAACGCCAAAGCTCCATCTCGTGTCTATAGTAGGCATGGGAGGGATTGGAAAAACGACTCTTGCCAAACTAGTCTATAATGATGAAATGGTGAAGACCCGTTTCGAGAAAAGAATATGGGTCTGTGTCTCTGATCCTTTTGATGAGATTAGGATTGCCAAAGCAATTCTTGAATCTTCTCAAGGTTCTACTCCAAACCAAGTTGAGTTGCAAAATATAGTGGAGAAAATCCAGGAGTCTAGTGGGGGAAAAAAGTTTTTAGTTGTTTTAGATGATGTATCGAATGAAGATCCTAAGAAGTGGAAACAATTGGAAGATTGTCTGAAATGTGGTTTACCAGGAAGTAAGATTCTGGTGACTACACGTAAGGAAAATGTAGCAACAATCATGGGTTGCACACAATCAGAcatattccgaattggattgttGTCCAAGGAGGAATTCTGGTCAATATTTTGTGACATTGCTTTCCTTGGGAAGTCTAGTTTAGAGAGGGAAGGTCTAGAAGACATTGGTAAAGAACTTGTAGGCAAGTGCAAGGGCTTGCCTCTTGCTGTGAAAACAATAGGAGGTCTTTTGCGTTTTAAGAGAACCCAAAACGAGTGGCAAAGTGTGTTAGATAGCGAATTTTGGGAATTGGAGGAAGTTGAAAGAGATATTTTAGCCCCATTATGGTTAAGTTATTATGACTTACCCTCTCCTTTGAAACAATGCTTCTCATACTGTGCCACTTATCCTAAAGATTATAGgattgaaaaagatcaattgatTGAGCAATGGATGGCTCAAGATTACCTTAAAGAAACACAAACTAAGGATAAGGAAACGATTGGTGATTACTACTTCCAAAGTTTATTCATGAGATCTCTCTTTCAAGACTTTGAAGTAGAAGACCTATTGGATGGAAAGACTATATACTGTAAGATGCATGATATGGTGCATGATTTTGCTGCATCACTAGTTAAAAAAGAACATTGTTTCACCATGGAGTTTGGACAAAGAAACCCATTTCCTAGTTCATTCAAAAACCTAGAAAACTTGCGTAGTTTTAGTGTCCAATCAAGTCCTATGATTAGGGTTTCTTTACCTAAAATATTCAGTGAATTAACTTGCTTGAGATCACTAAACTTAAGTGGTTGTGGTGTTGTAGAAATACCATCTAAAATAAGTAAATTGATCCACTTGAGACTTCTCAACTTGTCTCATAATGCAAAGTTGAAGAACTTGCCTGAAAAGGTATGCAGATTGTATAATTTGCAAACCTTAAATGTGGATTGGTGTCAAGATCTACAAAAGCTTCCCAAAGGGATTGGAGAACTAGTCAATTTGAGGCATGTTCAtaattttcaatctctatttttgtTGCCAAAACGAATTGGGAGTTTAAGTGGTCTCAGAAGGTTAGATCGGGTCAATATTGATCTTAATAACAAAGAAGCTTTTTCTCTTAAAGATCTCAAGAACTTGAATCACATTAGTGGATCATTGGACATTAGATGGCTAAACAGTAGTTCATATGATGTTGAAGATGCTAAGCAAGCACATTTGAAGGAAAAGAAATATATCATTGGACTGGGTCTACTGTTTCCTTTTTTGTCAACTGAGTACCAGCCAAGGCAAGAACGGTATGAAGAGTTACTTGAAGCTTTATTCGAGGAATCTCCAACATTTTCGGAACCACAAGATAAGTTAGTTGAAGCTTTACAGCCTCCTCCAAGTTTGGAACTCCTAAGAATACATAACTACATGGGTAAAAAAAGTCCAAGTTGGATCAACTCACTAACTTAtcttagaaaacttcaactgatgAACTGGAGCAATTGCAAGTATTTCCCTCCTTTAGGGAAATTGCCTTGCCTTGAATTCCTTGACTTAACCTTCTTTGACAGAGTTAAAGAAGCTGGTGTTGAATTTCTGGGGATGGATGAGAGCATGCTTGTGTCGTCTTCATCATCGTCAAATGTTTCATTATTCCCTAAGTTGACAACTCTAAGTTTCATTTCCATGTATGAGTGGGAAGAGTGGAATAATTATGCTGGAGATGAAGAAATAATGCCATGCCTCAGATCTCTAACACTCCTTGAATGTGAAAAGCTGAAGGCATTGCCAAATTTTATTCTCAAAAAGACTCCAGTTCTACAACTGAGCATTGCTCAATGTTATCATCTGAAAGTTTAA
- the LOC136226786 gene encoding putative laccase-9: MIFSVKFILIAMALVCFVQGKVHRHDFVVKEKNFTRLCSTKAAMVVNESIPGPVLYVNKGDILYVNVYNQGNYKVTLHWHGVKNPRNPWYDGPEYITQCAIKPGTNFTYEVIFSDEEGTVWWHAHNEWTRNTIHGAIVIYPEEGTSYPFPEPDGEEILVLASWFTFDVNLVVEEALEYDQILPDSDAHTINSQPGDFQSCGKGSAYTWQVEYGKTYLLRLLNAAMVSQLFFAIAQHNLTIVGVDGAYVKPFVSSYIVIAPGNTMDVLLTANQTVGHYYIATRPYTLEDPIQPGLHFDETTATAILEYKGNYTPPVSPSFPSDTLPTYANAKAAFHFYNRLRSLDKQNIPANITTRMFITVATNELTFNITDTLAASLNNISWQNPKIDVLQAYYNNISGYYTENFPDMPPAFFDFVAEELPFDNWNSKMATEVKMLEYGEEVEIVFQTVNILNSSQDHPMHLHGHSFYVVGRGAGDFDFKADPTTYNLVDPPFVNTAVLPQSGWLAVRFFALNPGVWLWHCHFDNHLSYGMVTVLIVKNGGTTETSIRKPPAYMPPCDYDDDDAPLIKLLKS, encoded by the exons atgattttttcGGTGAAGTTCATATTAATAGCTATGGCTTTGGTTTGCTTTGTTCAAGGAAAGGTTCATCGCCATGATTTTGTA GTGAAAGAAAAGAATTTTACAAGGTTATGCAGCACAAAGGCAGCTATGGTAGTGAATGAAAGCATTCCAGGGCCAGTACTATATGTGAATAAGGGTGATATTTTATATGTTAATGTTTACAATCAAGGAAATTACAAAGTTACCCTTCACTG GCATGGAGTGAAGAACCCGAGAAATCCATGGTATGATGGTCCAGAATATATCACACAATGTGCAATTAAACCCGGTACTAATTTCACCTACGAGGTTATATTTTCCGACGAAGAAGGTACCGTTTGGTGGCATGCTCATAATGAGTGGACCAGAAATACAATACATGGAGCCATTGTCATTTATCCTGAAGAAGGAACCTCTTATCCTTTTCCTGAACCTGATGGTGAAGAAATCCTTGTATTAG CATCATGGTTTACATTTGACGTGAATTTAGTGGTTGAAGAAGCTCTTGAATATGATCAAATCTTACCAGATTCAGATGCTCACACTATCAATAGTCAACCGGGAGACTTCCAATCTTGCGGGAAAG GATCAGCATACACTTGGCAAGTAGAATATGGAAAGACATATCTCCTTCGACTATTAAATGCGGCTATGGTTTCGCAATTATTTTTCGCAATTGCACAACACAATCTCACAATAGTAGGAGTAGATGGAGCATATGTGAAACCCTTCGTCTCAAGCTACATAGTTATAGCTCCGGGAAACACCATGGATGTTCTTTTAACCGCAAACCAAACAGTCGGACATTATTACATTGCAACCCGACCATACACACTTGAAGATCCAATACAACCGGGCTTACATTTTGACGAGACAACAGCTACGGCCATTCTTGAGTATAAAGGCAATTATACTCCCCCGGTTTCTCCTTCTTTTCCTTCCGATACTTTGCCTACTTATGCAAATGCTAAAGCTGCTTTCCATTTCTATAATCGGTTAAGGAGCCTTGATAAACAGAATATACCTGCAAATATTACGACTCGAATGTTCATTACAGTAGCTACCAATGAATTGACGTTTAACATTACCGACACACTTGCTGCGAGCTTGAACAATATAAGTTGGCAGAATCCCAAAATCGACGTGCTTCAGGCCTATTACAA CAACATCAGCGGTTACTATACCGAAAACTTCCCAGATATGCCGCCTGCATTCTTTGATTTTGTAGCAGAAGAATTACCATTCGATAACTGGAACTCGAAAATGGCAACAGAAGTGAAGATGTTAGAATATGGAGAAGAAGTGGAGATAGTTTTTCAAACAGTTAATATACTAAATTCATCACAAGATCATCCTATGCATTTACACGGCCATAGCTTTTATGTTGTCGGTAGAGGAGCTGGAGATTTCGACTTCAAAGCAGACCCGACTACTTATAATTTGGTTGATCCACCATTTGTGAATACTGCCGTTCTTCCACAGTCTGGATGGCTTGCTGTTAGGTTTTTTGCTTTAAATCCAG gAGTATGGCTATGGCATTGTCACTTCGACAACCATTTAAGTTATGGAATGGTAACAGTTTTGATAGTGAAAAATGGTGGCACTACTGAGACGTCTATTCGCAAACCACCAGCTTATATGCCTCCATGTGACTACGATGATGATGATGCACCCTTAATTAAACTTTTGAAATCTTAA